A stretch of the Acanthopagrus latus isolate v.2019 chromosome 9, fAcaLat1.1, whole genome shotgun sequence genome encodes the following:
- the LOC119026143 gene encoding olfactory receptor 142-like, protein MMDNVSRIRIFFLSGLNETNNHRFTLFFLTLLCYCLIFLVNISVIVTIIMDKNLHEPMYILICAFCINALYGTTGFYPKLLWDLLSPVHVISYSGCLVQAQVGGSFVCSELTILSVMAYDRYVAICRPLEYHSVMSKQRLIMLVCYAWLAPFYIMAITIFLTSRLKLCSPYIDKFFCVNWMIVKLACFPAETAINSILVYITVIIYFFHGFFIVLSYMCLIKKCASSIENRAKFMQTCVPHLTSLFIFLVTILFELMFMWFNPKDFPQTFKNFVSMEFLIIPTLLNPLIYGFKLSKIRNRIIVALTLKN, encoded by the coding sequence ATGATGGATAATGTCTCTCGAATAAGAATATTTTTCCTTTCaggtttaaatgaaacaaataaccacagatttactctcttctttctcactttactgtgttactgtttgatttttctGGTAAATATTTCTGTCATTGTGACCATCATCATGGATAAAAACCTGCATGAACCAATGTACATATTAATATGTGCTTTTTGCATAAATGCACTTTATGGGACAACAGGTTTCTACCCCAAGCTTCTCTGGGATCTGCTTTCTCCTGTTCATGTCATCTCTTATTCTGGATGTCTTGTTCAGGCTCAAGTAGGTGGCTCGTTCGTGTGCAGCGAACTTactattctttcagtcatggcatatgacagatatgtggctATATGTCGACCACTGGAATACCACTCTGTCATGTCAAAGCAAAGACTCATTATGTTAGTCTGTTATGCTTGGCTAGCACCTTTTTACATAATGGCCATAACTATTTTCCTAACATCTAGACTGAAGTTATGCAGCCCATATATCGACaaatttttttgtgtgaattggATGATTGTGAAACTTGCTTGCTTCCCAGCTGAAACTGCTATAAACAGCATACTTGTATACATCAcggttattatttatttttttcatggatttttcATAGTTCTATCCTACATGTGTCtcatcaaaaaatgtgcaaGTTCCATTGAAAACAGGGCAAAGTTCATGCAAACATGTGTGCCACATCTAACGTCCTTATTTATCTTTCTTGTAACAATACTTTTTGAATTAATGTTTATGTGGTTCAATCCAAAAGATTTCCctcaaacctttaaaaactttgtttcCATGGAATTTCTTATCATACCAACCTTATTAAATCCATTAATTTACGGTTTCAAATTGTCCAAAATTCGTAACAGAATTATTGTTGCTCttactttaaaaaattaa
- the LOC119026151 gene encoding olfactory receptor 142-like: MMDNVSQIRIFFLSGLNETNNHRFTLLFLTLLCYCIILLVNISVIVTIILDKNLHEPMYIFLCTFCMNALYGTTGFYPKLLWDLLSPVHVISYPGCLVQAQVGGSFVCSELTILSVMAYDRYVAICRPLEYHSVMSKQILIMLVCYSWLTPFCIIGITIFLTSRLKLCSPYIDKFFCVNWMIVKLACFPAETAINSIVVYITVIIYFFHGFFIILSYMYLIKTCVSSIENRAKFMQTCVPHLMSLFIFLVTILFELMIMWFDSKDFPQTFKNFVSIEFLIIPPLLNPLIYGFKLSKIRNRIMVVLTLKN; this comes from the coding sequence atgatggataatgtttctcaaataagaatattttttctttcaggtttaaatgaaacaaataaccACAGATTTACTCTCCTCTTTCTTactttactgtgttactgtatAATTTTGCTGGTAAATATTTCTGTCATTGTGACCATCATCTTGGATAAAAACCTGCATGAACCAATGTATATTTTCCTATGTACTTTTTGCATGAATGCACTTTATGGGACAACAGGTTTCTACCCCAAGCTTCTCTGGGATCTGCTTTCTCCTGTTCATGTCATCTCTTATCCTGGATGTCTTGTTCAGGCTCAAGTAGGTGGCTCATTCGTGTGCAGTGAACTTACTATTCTCTCAGTCATGGcatatgacagatatgtggctATATGTCGACCACTGGAGTACCACTCTGTCATGTCAAAGCAAATACTCATTATGTTAGTGTGTTACTCTTGGCTAACACCTTTTTGCATAATTGGCATAACTATTTTCCTAACATCTAGACTCAAGTTATGCAGCCCATATATCGACaaatttttttgtgtgaattggATGATTGTTAAACTTGCTTGTTTCCCAGCTGAAACTGCTATAAACAGCATAGTTGTATATATCACagttatcatttatttttttcatggatttttcATAATTCTATCCTACATGTatctcattaaaacatgtgtAAGTTCTATAGAAAACAGGGCAAAGTTCATGCAAACATGTGTGCCACATTTAATGTccttattcatttttcttgtaaCCATTCTTTTTGAATTAATGATTATGTGGTTTGATTCAAAGGATTTcccacaaacatttaaaaactttgtttcAATAGAATTTCTTATCATACCTCCCTTATTAAATCCATTAATTTACGGTTTCAAATTGTCCAAAATTCGTAACAGAATTATGGTTGTTCttactttaaaaaattaa
- the LOC119026159 gene encoding olfactory receptor 142-like — MMDNVSQITMFFLSGLNETNNHRFTLFFLTLLCYCVILLVNISVIVTIIMDKNLHEPMYILICAFSMNGLYVTTGFYPKFLWDLLSPVHVISYSGCLVQAQVGGSYVASELSILAVMAYDRYVAICRPLEYHSVMSQQRLILLVCYSWMTPFCTIGISTFLTSRLKLCSPYIHKFFCVNWMIVKLACSPAQTRVNGIFVYIIIIVYLIHALFIVLSYMYLIKTCSNSINNRAKFMQTCVPHLISLLIFLVTILFEIMIMRFDPNNFPQTFKNFVEIETLVIPPLINPLIYGFKLTKIRNRILVVLTLKKKKKNPFVQY; from the coding sequence ATGATGGATAATGTTTCTCAAATAAcgatgttttttctttcaggtttaaatgaaacaaataaccacagatttactctcttctttctcactttactgtgttactgtgtgattttgctggtaaatatttctgttattgtgaCCATCATCATGGATAAAAACCTGCATGAAccaatgtatattttaatatgTGCTTTTTCCATGAATGGACTTTATGTTACAACAGGTTTCTACCCCAAGTTTCTCTGGGATCTGCTTTCTCCTGTTCATGTCATCTCTTATTCTGGATGTCTTGTTCAGGCTCAAGTAGGTGGCTCATATGTCGCCAGTGAGCTGTCTATTCTTGCAGTCATGGcatatgacagatatgtggctATATGTCGACCACTGGAGTACCACTCTGTCATGTCACAGCAAAGACTCATTTTGTTAGTGTGTTACTCTTGGATGACACCTTTTTGCACGATTGGTATAAGTACATTTCTAACATCTAGATTAAAGTTATGCAGCCCATATATCCACAAGTTCTTTTGTGTGAATTGGATGATTGTCAAACTTGCTTGTTCCCCAGCACAAACAAGAGTTAATGGCATATTTGTATACATAATTatcattgtttatttaattcatgCTTTATTCATAGTTCTATCCTACATGTATCtcataaaaacatgttcaaatTCTATAAACAACAGGGCAAAGTTCATGCAAACATGTGTGCCACATTTGATCTCCTTACTCATTTTTCTTGTAACTATACTTTTTGAAATAATGATTATGCGCTTCGATCCAAACAATTTCCctcaaacctttaaaaactttgttgAGATAGAAACTCTTGTCATACCTCCCTTAATAAATCCATTAATTTATGGTTTCAAATTGACTAAAATTCGAAACAGAATTCTGGTTGttcttactttaaaaaaaaaaaaaaaaaatccttttgtcCAGTATTAA
- the LOC119025971 gene encoding olfactory receptor 142-like, whose translation MMDNVSQITMFFLTGLNETNNHRFTLFFLTLLCYCVILLLNISVIVTIIMDKNLHEPMYILICTFCMNSLYGITGFYPKFLWDLLSPVHVISYSGCFVQVQVIASFAFSEVSILAVMAYDRYVAICRPLEYHSVMSKQRLITLVCFSWMTPFCIAGINVFLTSRLKLCSQHIAKLYCMNWMIANLACFPAETAVSSIVVYITIVFYLFHVIFIVLSYMYLIKTCANSVENRAKFMQTCVPHLTSLLIFLFNVLADVMFMRFGSKDFPQALKNFVAIEYLVIPPLINPLIYGFKLTKIRNEILVVLTFKTK comes from the coding sequence ATGATGGATAATGTTTCtcaaataacaatgttttttcttacaggtttaaatgaaacaaataaccacagatttactctcttctttctcactttactgtgttactgtgtgattttactgttaaatatttctgttattgtgaCCATCATCATGGATAAAAACCTGCACGAAccaatgtatattttaatatgTACTTTTTGCATGAATTCACTTTATGGGATAACAGGTTTCTACCCCAAGTTTCTCTGGGATCTGCTTTCTCCTGTTCATGTTATTTCTTATTCTGGATGTTTTGTTCAGGTTCAAGTAATTGCCTCATTTGCCTTCAGTGAGGTGTCTATTCTCGCTGTCATGGcatatgacagatatgtggctATATGTCGACCCCTGGAGTACCACTCTGTCATGTCAAAGCAAAGACTCATTACATTAGTCTGTTTCTCTTGGATGACACCTTTTTGCATTGCAGGTATTAATGTGTTTCTAACATCTAGATTAAAGTTATGCAGCCAACATATTGCCAAACTTTATTGTATGAATTGGATGATTGCAAATCTTGCTTGCTTCCCAGCTGAAACTGCTGTTAGCAGTATAGTTGTATACATAACAATAGTCTTTTACTTATTTCATGTTATATTCATAGTTCTGTCCTACATGTATCTAATTAAAACATGTGCAAATTCTGTTGAAAACAGGGCAAAGTTCATGCAAACATGTGTGCCACATTTAACCTCCCtactcatttttctttttaatgtacTTGCTGATGTCATGTTCATGCGATTTGGTTCAAAAGATTTCCCTCAAGCCCTTAAAAACTTTGTTGCAATAGAATACCTTGTCATACCTCCCTTAATAAATCCATTAATTTATGGTTTCAAACTGACCAAAATTCGGAATGAAATTCTGGTTGTTCTTACTTTCAAAACTAAATGA
- the LOC119026043 gene encoding olfactory receptor 142-like, which translates to MMDNVSQITMFFLSGLNETNNHRFTLFSLTLLCYCGILIANTSVIVIIIMDKNLHEPMYIFLCTFCMNGLYGTTGFYPKFLWDLLSPVHVISYSGCLVQAQVIKSFVCADVSILSVMAYDRYVAICRPLEYHSVMSQQRLIMLVCYSWLTPFFIIAANIFLTSRLKLCSPYMARFFCVNWTNLACFPAETAVDNIVQYITIIIYLFHGIFIVLSYMYLSKTCANSIENRAKFMQTCVPHLISLLVFLVTLLFNVVIIRFGSKNLPPAFKNFVEIEILVIPPLLNPLIYGFKLTKIRNRIVVVLTLKNK; encoded by the coding sequence ATGATGGATAATGTTTCtcaaataacaatgttttttctttcaggtttaaatgaaacaaataaccacagatttactctcttctctctcactttactgtgttactgtggGATTTTGATAGCAAATACCTCTGTTATTGTGATCATCATCATGGATAAAAATCTGCATGAACCAATGTATATTTTCCTATGTACTTTTTGCATGAATGGACTTTATGGGACAACAGGTTTCTACCCCAAGTTTCTCTGGGATCTGCTTTCTCCTGTTCATGTCATCTCTTATTCTGGATGTCTTGTTCAGGCTCAAGTAATTAAGTCATTTGTCTGCGCTGATGTGtctattctttcagtcatggcatatgacagatatgtggctATATGTCGACCTCTGGAGTACCACTCTGTCATGTCACAGCAAAGACTCATTATGTTAGTGTGTTACTCTTGGTTAACACCTTTTTTCATCATTGCCGCAAATATTTTCCTAACATCTAGATTAAAGTTATGCAGCCCATATATGGccagatttttttgtgtgaattggACGAATCTTGCTTGTTTTCCAGCTGAAACTGCTGTTGACAACATAGTTCAATACataacaattattatttatctatttcatGGTATATTTATAGTTCTATCCTACATGTATCTCAGTAAAACATGTGCAAATTCTATAGAAAACAGGGCAAAGTTCATGCAAACATGTGTGCCACATTTAATCTCCTTACTCGTTTTTCTTGTAACTctgctttttaatgttgttattatACGATTTGGTTCAAAAAATCTCCCCCCAGcctttaaaaactttgttgAAATAGAAATTCTTGTCATACCTCCCTTATTAAATCCATTAATTTACGGTTTTAAATTGACCAAAATTCGGAACAgaattgttgttgttcttactttaaaaaataaatga
- the LOC119026163 gene encoding olfactory receptor 1020-like, which translates to MMDNVSQITMFFLSGLNETSNHRFTLFFLTLLCYCVILLVNISVIVIIIMDKNLHEPMYILICTFCMNGLYVTTGFYPKLLWDLLSPVHVISYSGCLVQAQVGGSYIASELTILSVMAYDRYVAICRPLEYHSVMSKRRLILLVCYSWMTPFCTIGISTFLTSRLKLCSPYIHKFFCVNWMIVKLACSPAQTRVNGIVVYIIIVVYLIHALFIVLSYMYLIKTCSNSINNRAKFMQTCVPHLISLLIFLVTVLFEIMIMHFDPNNFPKTFKNFVAIEYFVIPPIINPLIYGFKLSKIRNRILVALTLKNT; encoded by the coding sequence ATGATGGATAATGTTTCTCAAATAAcgatgttttttctttcaggtttgAATGAAACAAGTAATCACAGATTTACTCTCTTCTTTTTGactttactgtgttactgtgtgattttgctggtaaatatttctgttattgtgaTCATCATCATGGATAAAAACCTGCACGAACCAATGTATATTTTGATATGTACTTTTTGCATGAATGGACTTTATGTTACAACAGGTTTCTACCCCAAGCTTCTCTGGGATCTGCTTTCTCCTGTTCATGTCATCTCTTATTCTGGATGTCTTGTTCAGGCTCAAGTAGGTGGCTCATATATCGCCAGTGAACTTACTATTCTGTCAGTCATGGcatatgacagatatgtggctATATGTCGACCACTGGAGTACCACTCTGTCATGTCAAAGCGAAGACTCATTTTGTTAGTGTGTTACTCTTGGATGACACCTTTTTGCACAATTGGTATAAGTACATTTCTAACATCTAGATTAAAGTTATGCAGCCCATATATCCACAAGTTCTTTTGTGTGAATTGGATGATTGTTAAACTTGCTTGTTCCCCAGCACAAACAAGAGTTAATGGCATAGTTGTATACATAATTATCgttgtttatttaattcatgCTTTATTCATAGTTCTATCCTACATGTATCtcataaaaacatgttcaaatTCTATAAACAACAGGGCAAAATTCATGCAAACATGTGTGCCACATTTGATCTCCTTACTCATTTTTCTTGTAACTGTACTTTTTGAAATAATGATTATGCACTTTGATCCAAACAATTTCcctaaaacctttaaaaactttgttgCAATAGAATATTTTGTCATACCTCCCATAATAAATCCATTAATTTACGGTTTCAAATTGTCCAAAATTCGAAACAGAATTCTGGTTGctcttactttaaaaaatacatga
- the LOC119025995 gene encoding olfactory receptor 1D2-like, with protein sequence MMDNVSDITMFFLSGLNETNNHRFILFFLTLLCYCVILLVNISVIVTIIMDNNLHEPMYILLCTFFMNSLYGTIGFYPKFLWDLLSPVHVISYSGCLVQVQVIASFVFTDLSILSVMAYDRYVAICRPLEYHSVMSKQRLIILVCFSWMTPFCISGINVFLTSRLKLCSQHIAKIYCMNWMIVKLACFPAETAVNSIVVYITVFIYLFHGIFIVLSYMYLIKTCANSIENRAKFMQTCVPHLTSLLIFLVNILSDVIFMRFGSKDFPQALKNFVALEYLVIPPLLNPFIYGFKLSKIRNRIMVVLTLKK encoded by the coding sequence ATGATGGATAATGTTTCTGATATAAcaatgtttttcctttcaggtttaaatgaaacaaataaccacagatttattctcttctttctcactttactgtgttactgtgtaaTTTTGCTGgtaaatatttctgttattgtgaCCATCATCATGGATAATAACCTGCATGAACCAATGTAtattttactgtgtacttttttCATGAATTCACTTTATGGGACAATAGGTTTCTACCCCAAGTTTCTCTGGGATCTGCTTTCTCCTGTTCATGTCATCTCTTATTCTGGATGTCTTGTTCAGGTTCAAGTAATTGCCTCATTTGTCTTCACTGATCTGtctattctttcagtcatggcatatgacagatatgtggctATATGTCGACCCCTGGAGTACCACTCTGTCATGTCAAAGCAAAGGCTCATTATTTTAGTCTGTTTCTCTTGGATGACACCTTTTTGCATTTCAGGTATTAATGTGTTTCTAACATCTAGATTAAAGTTATGCAGCCAACATATTGCCAAAATTTATTGTATGAATTGGATGATTGTGAAACTTGCTTGTTTTCCAGCTGAAACTGCAGTTAACAGCATAGTTGTAtacatcacagttttcatttatttatttcatggtaTATTCATAGTTCTGTCCTACATGTATCTAATTAAAACATGTGCAAATTCTATTGAAAACAGGGCAAAGTTCATGCAAACATGTGTGCCACATTTAACCTCCCTActcatttttcttgtaaatatACTTTCTGATGTCATCTTCATGCGATTTGGTTCAAAAGATTTCCCTCAAGCCCTCAAAAACTTTGTTGCATTAGAATATCTTGTCATACCTCCCTTATTAAATCCATTCATTTATGGTTTCAAATTGTCCAAAATTCGAAACAGAATCATGGTTGTccttactttaaaaaaataa